A window from Mauremys reevesii isolate NIE-2019 linkage group 9, ASM1616193v1, whole genome shotgun sequence encodes these proteins:
- the SMCO1 gene encoding single-pass membrane and coiled-coil domain-containing protein 1 isoform X2: MRMTKEAISLHSLNETLNRVENRLQNVETQFKELNSAMEKLTEKLQFQDKTLEKQVGEDEMWISLLEDRFTSVEINLFYSYVSEMLCCLHSCVRAKLPDLAGGLPTLASVMRRKGKNQRIRLVWEAVLEMLGLQEGDVLALCTFFIIHCSEAQYYPANQRQKYTSDISTMITKVVKNQILRQSLLCAVQVEETRRAQTDPKKIATLVQK; encoded by the exons ATGAGGATGACCAAAGAGGCCATATCTCTGCACTCCCTGAACGAGACACTAAACAG GGTGGAAAACAGGCTGCAGAATGTGGAGACTCAGTTCAAAGAGCTGAACTCTGCCATGGAGAAACTGACAGAGAAGCTGCAGTTTCAGGATAAAACTCTGGAGAAGCAGGTGGGCGAGGATGAGATGTGGATATCCTTACTGGAGGACAG GTTCACTTCAGTGGAGATAAATCTTTTCTACAGCTATGTCAGTGAAATGCTTTGCTGCTTGCATTCCTGTGTCAGAGCGAAGCTGCCAGATCTGGCGGGAGGCCTCCCCACCTTAGCCTCTGTCATGAGGCGCAAAGGCAAGAACCAGAGAATTAGACTGGTGTGGGAAGCAGTGCTGGagatgctggggctgcaggaaggagaTGTCTTAGCTCTATGCACCTTTTTCATCATACATTGCTCTGAAGCACAGTATTACCCAGCTAACCAGAGGCAAAAGTACACCAGTGATATCAGCACGATGATAACCAAGGTGGTGAAGAACCAGATCCTTCGACAGAGCCTGCTGTGTGCTGTCCAGGTGGAAGAGACTCGCAGAGCACAGACGGATCCAAAAAAGATAGCAACCCTTGTCCAAAAATAA
- the WDR53 gene encoding WD repeat-containing protein 53 isoform X1, whose product MAVKWTSGHSSSILCLNVNKEGLVASGAERGEFTIWNEEGFCLGQIQLPRADDVTCVVFSPTYPSRLYTSHGETISMLDVRSLKGPVECFHLNEEEINCLSVNETDSVLAAADDSGAIKIMNLENKKVSRSLRRHSNICSSVAFRPQRPQSLVSCGLDMKVMLWNLQKARPLWTMTLQENEAEGAEQQSAGQFFNPPLAHSLSVAACGNIFGCGGEDGKIRIFRVTGVKFEQELGFKGHTLGVSQVLFLPEVYWLLSGGNDGKVLLWDVSNEAGKQLKSPVKSIHRRKARTPASTKRDGEPNAMVTNEHARILPKLSIEHGEKVNWISYAEIKGFRKVLVADQSSCISVYPLNET is encoded by the exons ATGGCAGTCAAGTGGACTAGTGGACATTCCTCTTCTATATTGTGCTTGAATGTAAACAAAGAAGGGCTGGTAGCTTCcggagcagagagaggagaatTCACAATCTGGAATGAAGAGGGGTTTTGTTTAGGACAGATACAGCTCCCAAGGGCAGATGATGTCACCTGTGTTGTGTTCTCTCCCACCTACCCCAGCAGGCTGTACACCTCCCATGGTGAAACCATTAGCATGTTGGATGTCAGATCTCTTAAGGGGCCAGTTGAATGCTTTCATCTGAATGAGGAAGAGATCAATTGCCTGTCAGTGAATGAGACAGACAGTGTCCTGGCTGCTGCAGATGACTCTGGGGCAATAAAAATTATGAACTTGGAAAACAAGAAAGTCAGCCGGTCCTTGAGGAGGCATTCAAACATCTGCTCCTCTGTTGCCTTTCGACCTCAGCGCCCTCAAAGCCTTGTGTCTTGTGGACTGGACATGAAG GTTATGCTGTGGAACCTACAGAAGGCTCGCCCACTGTGGACCATGACCCTGCAGGAGAACGAAGCAGAAGGAGCGGAACAGCAATCAGCTGGCCAGTTCTTTAACCCTCCCCTAGCCCATTCTCTGTCTGTTGCAGCATGTGGCAACATCTTTGGTTGTGGAGGTGAAGACGGTAAAATCCGGATCTTCAGGGTAACAGGTGTCAAGTTTGAACAGGAGCTGGGGTTTAAGGGTCACACTTTGGGGGTGTCACAGGTCCTCTTTCTACCAGAAGTATATTGGCTGCTTTCGGGAGGAAATGATGGAAAGGTGTTACTGTGGGATGTCAGCAATGAAGCTGGGAAGCAACTGAAGAGTCCTGTGAAATCCATCCACAGGAGGAAGGCCAGAACACCAGCTTCCACTAAGAGAGATGGAGAGCCCAACGCAATGGTTACAAATGAACATGCCAGAATTTTACCAAAACTAAGCATAGAACATGGAGAGAAGGTGAACTGGATTTCATATGCAGAGATCAAAGGCTTCAGGAAGGTATTAGTTGCCGATCAGAGCAGCTGTATATCTGTATATCCTCTGAATGAAACCTAG
- the WDR53 gene encoding WD repeat-containing protein 53 isoform X2 has translation MLWNLQKARPLWTMTLQENEAEGAEQQSAGQFFNPPLAHSLSVAACGNIFGCGGEDGKIRIFRVTGVKFEQELGFKGHTLGVSQVLFLPEVYWLLSGGNDGKVLLWDVSNEAGKQLKSPVKSIHRRKARTPASTKRDGEPNAMVTNEHARILPKLSIEHGEKVNWISYAEIKGFRKVLVADQSSCISVYPLNET, from the coding sequence ATGCTGTGGAACCTACAGAAGGCTCGCCCACTGTGGACCATGACCCTGCAGGAGAACGAAGCAGAAGGAGCGGAACAGCAATCAGCTGGCCAGTTCTTTAACCCTCCCCTAGCCCATTCTCTGTCTGTTGCAGCATGTGGCAACATCTTTGGTTGTGGAGGTGAAGACGGTAAAATCCGGATCTTCAGGGTAACAGGTGTCAAGTTTGAACAGGAGCTGGGGTTTAAGGGTCACACTTTGGGGGTGTCACAGGTCCTCTTTCTACCAGAAGTATATTGGCTGCTTTCGGGAGGAAATGATGGAAAGGTGTTACTGTGGGATGTCAGCAATGAAGCTGGGAAGCAACTGAAGAGTCCTGTGAAATCCATCCACAGGAGGAAGGCCAGAACACCAGCTTCCACTAAGAGAGATGGAGAGCCCAACGCAATGGTTACAAATGAACATGCCAGAATTTTACCAAAACTAAGCATAGAACATGGAGAGAAGGTGAACTGGATTTCATATGCAGAGATCAAAGGCTTCAGGAAGGTATTAGTTGCCGATCAGAGCAGCTGTATATCTGTATATCCTCTGAATGAAACCTAG
- the FBXO45 gene encoding F-box/SPRY domain-containing protein 1 — MELACGEQVFPGCASPPLPSPCWRMVRAFQHAFSTNDCSRNVYIKKNGFTLHRNPIAQSTDGARTKIGFSEGRHAWEVWWEGPLGTVAVIGIATKRAPMQCQGYVALLGSDDQSWGWNLVDNNLLHNGEVNGSFPQCNNAPKYQIGERIRVILDMEDKTLAFERGYEFLGVAFRGLPKACLYPAVSAVYGNTEVTLVYLGKPLDG; from the exons ATGGAACTGGCCTGTGGAGAGCAGGTTTTCCCTGGCTGCGCCTCCCCCCCGCTTCCATCCCCCTGTTGGAGAATG GTACGGGCCTTTCAGCATGCTTTCAGCACCAATGACTGCTCCAGGAATGTGTACATCAAGAAAAATGGATTTACATTGCACCGGAACCCCATTGCTCAGAGCACAGATGGGGCAAGGACCAAGATCGGTTTCAGCGAGGGTCGTCATGCTTGGGAAGTTTGGTGGGAGGGGCCTCTTGGCACAGTGGCAGTAATTGGAATTGCCACAAAACGGGCTCCCATGCAGTGTCAGGGCTATGTAGCACTGCTGGGCAGTGATGACCAGAGTTGGGGATGGAATCTGGTGGACAATAATTTGCTACATAATGGAGAAGTGAATGGCAGTTTCCCACAGTGCAATAATGCACCAAAATACCAG ATAGGTGAGAGGATTCGAGTCATCTTGGACATGGAAGACAAGACATTAGCCTTTGAGCGGGGCTATGAGTTCTTGGGAGTTGCATTCAGAGGATTGCCAAAGGCCTGCCTATATCCAGCAGTGTCTGCTGTGTATGGTAACACAGAGGTGACTTTGGTCTACCTGGGAAAACCTCTAGATGGATAA
- the SMCO1 gene encoding single-pass membrane and coiled-coil domain-containing protein 1 isoform X1 → MSVRSASSARLRAARLRHTSLFSSPCRTWCHSRQTSAQLRSSRSSRVENRLQNVETQFKELNSAMEKLTEKLQFQDKTLEKQVGEDEMWISLLEDRFTSVEINLFYSYVSEMLCCLHSCVRAKLPDLAGGLPTLASVMRRKGKNQRIRLVWEAVLEMLGLQEGDVLALCTFFIIHCSEAQYYPANQRQKYTSDISTMITKVVKNQILRQSLLCAVQVEETRRAQTDPKKIATLVQK, encoded by the exons ATGTCAGTGCGCAGCGCCTCCTCGGCCAGGCTGCGGGCGGCCAGGCTGCGCCACACCTCGCTGTTCTCGTCGCCGTGCAGGACGTGGTGCCACAGCCGGCAGACCAGCGCGCAGCTGCGCAGCTCCCGCAGCTCCAG GGTGGAAAACAGGCTGCAGAATGTGGAGACTCAGTTCAAAGAGCTGAACTCTGCCATGGAGAAACTGACAGAGAAGCTGCAGTTTCAGGATAAAACTCTGGAGAAGCAGGTGGGCGAGGATGAGATGTGGATATCCTTACTGGAGGACAG GTTCACTTCAGTGGAGATAAATCTTTTCTACAGCTATGTCAGTGAAATGCTTTGCTGCTTGCATTCCTGTGTCAGAGCGAAGCTGCCAGATCTGGCGGGAGGCCTCCCCACCTTAGCCTCTGTCATGAGGCGCAAAGGCAAGAACCAGAGAATTAGACTGGTGTGGGAAGCAGTGCTGGagatgctggggctgcaggaaggagaTGTCTTAGCTCTATGCACCTTTTTCATCATACATTGCTCTGAAGCACAGTATTACCCAGCTAACCAGAGGCAAAAGTACACCAGTGATATCAGCACGATGATAACCAAGGTGGTGAAGAACCAGATCCTTCGACAGAGCCTGCTGTGTGCTGTCCAGGTGGAAGAGACTCGCAGAGCACAGACGGATCCAAAAAAGATAGCAACCCTTGTCCAAAAATAA